The Acetobacteroides hydrogenigenes nucleotide sequence AAAGACGCGGGGCAACCCGGATGAGCTGCTTAAGTATATTAGACCTAAGTTTGTGGTAATCGACGGCTCTGCCTCGAAATATTTGTCTGATAAGTGGACCCATAAATGTCTGCAAGGACAAATACCTTTTTACGATGTAAGCAAAAATGGGGCTTTTGTTGTCAATTTGTAATTTATGGTATTGCGTTGCTTCTTTAGGGCGATGCTTGATTACTATAGCATAATGCTACTGTACATCGTGTCGACAAGAAAGCAATTAAGAAGCTAGAGTGGCTTCAAATGTTTTAATCTTTTACACAAACTCACGAGAAAGATTACAAAGTGTAACAATGGAGCTGTTAAACATGGTTAAGCAAGGCGATACCTAGAAACTTTTACTTATTTTCGAGCCGTGTTTTGAAGTGGGATGTAAGACAGCGAAGGTTGACATAACGCTTACAATTTGTAAGCCCCTTCCCCTTTAAGCAAATCGCTTCAATTCTCCTTTATAAAGCAAGTAAGAGTGTACTGCGTAAGCATCTAAGATACTGCTTGGCTCGTTTTCATATGTTAGAATATTGGTTAAGACACATTTATTGAGCTAAGAACAAAGAGGACGATGAGAATCGGTCCTCTTTTCTTTTTTAATTAGGCAAATGAATGTACTTTGGTTTGTATTTTTGCTAGCACGAAAAGCACAGGACGTGCTACAATAACACTATTATTCAAACCGGAAGCATGAACCTCTATGGGCCATGCTGCTATTTAAAATCAAGCAGTTCGTATGAAACACCTAAAGCTAGTCGCGCTATTGCTCCTACTACCAATGCTACTATGCGCGCAGAAAAGAGGCAAGCATGCCGCTTCGTCTCATATTGCCGATATGAAAGGTGCCAAAAAGCTATGGATTTGGATGAATCCATCTCAGGCAACTACCGTTCAGCAGTACGATTCCCTATTTTCGATTTGGGCCAAGTATGGCGTTACCGGAGTTTTCTTCGAGTCGGATGTCGAAAAGGCGTTTAGGAGCGCCAAAAGGCACGGCCTAGAGGCGCATCGATGGATGTGGACCATGAATAGGGGCGACATTCTGGCCCGTCATCCCGAGATGGCTGCTGTGAGCCGTACCGGAAAGTCAACCGCCGAAAATCCACCCTACGTGAACTACTACCGATGGATGTGCCCCTCTTATCCAGGAGTGGCCGATACGCTTGCCCGCGAGGTGGAGGCGCTTTGCAAGAAGGACTACATCGATGGCGTTCACCTCGACTACGTGCGCTTCTGCGATGTGGTGCTTCCGGTTACCCTTTGGAAGGGGTACGGCATAGAGCAGAAGGAGGAGCATGGCGAGTATGATTTCTGCTACTGCGAGCGATGCCGTAAGGCCTATGCCGATAGCCATAATGGGGTAGACCCGCTTACGATGCAGTTCCCTGATCAGTCGCCA carries:
- a CDS encoding Tat pathway signal protein, which codes for MKHLKLVALLLLLPMLLCAQKRGKHAASSHIADMKGAKKLWIWMNPSQATTVQQYDSLFSIWAKYGVTGVFFESDVEKAFRSAKRHGLEAHRWMWTMNRGDILARHPEMAAVSRTGKSTAENPPYVNYYRWMCPSYPGVADTLAREVEALCKKDYIDGVHLDYVRFCDVVLPVTLWKGYGIEQKEEHGEYDFCYCERCRKAYADSHNGVDPLTMQFPDQSPSWRAFRYQQVVDIVAKVCQVAHSYRKPVSAAVFPTPEVARRLVRQDWVRFPIDAVCPMVYHSFYDEQPSWIRTAVREGVDFMGNKKPIYAGLFLSGFKSIDELRLGVRMAIEGGAKGVSLFAQPTLDELKAVSAELK